The following are encoded together in the Equus quagga isolate Etosha38 chromosome 1, UCLA_HA_Equagga_1.0, whole genome shotgun sequence genome:
- the MON1A gene encoding vacuolar fusion protein MON1 homolog A — MAADMQRKRSNECPDGTLAPSDGQSVERAESPTPGLAQGMEPGAGQEGAMFVHARSYEDLTESEDGAASGESPKEGAGGPPPLPADMRQISQDFSELSTQLTGVARDLQEEMLPGSSEDWLEPPGAAGRPATEPPREGTGEGDEEDAAEAWRLHQKHVFVLSEAGKPVYSRYGSEEALSSTMGVMVALVSFLEADKNAIRSIHADGYKVVFVRRSPLVLVAVARTRQSAQELAQELLYIYYQILSLLTGAQLNHIFQQKQNYDLRRLLSGSERITDNLLQLMARDPSFLMGAARCLPLAAAVRDAVSASLQQARARSLVFSILLARNQLVALVRRKDQFLHPIDLHLLFNLISSSSSFREGEAWTPVCLPKFNAAGFFHAHISYLEPDTDLCLLLVSTDREDFFAVSDCRRRFQERLRKRGAHLALREALRTPYYSVAQVGIPDLRHFLYKSKSSGLFTSPEIDAPYTSEEEQERLLGLYQYLHSRAHNASRPLKTIYYTGPNENLLAWVTGAFELYMCYSPLGTKASAVSAIHKLMRWIRKEEDRLFILTPLTY, encoded by the exons GTGCCGGGCAGGAGGGTGCCATGTTCGTCCATGCCCGTTCCTACGAGGACCTGACTGAATCAGAGGATGGGGCAGCTTCTGGGGAGAGCCCCAAAGAGGGTGCTGGGGGTCCCCCACCGCTGCCTGCAGACATGCGCCAGATCAGCCAGGACTTCAGTGAGCTGAGCACCCAGCTGACAGGTGTGGCCCGAGACCTGCAGGAGGAGATGCTGCCAGGAAGCTCTGAGGACTGGCTAGAGCCCCCAGGGGCGGCCGGGCGACCAGCCACAGAGCCCCCCAGGGAGGGCACGGGCGAGGGGGATGAGGAGGATGCTGCCGAGGCATGGCGACTGCACCAGAAGCACGTCTTTGTGCTGAGCGAGGCTGGGAAGCCTGTGTACTCCCGCTATGGGTCAGAGGAGGCACTTTCCAGCACCATGGGTGTCATGGTGGCCCTGGTGTCCTTCCTGGAGGCTGACAAGAACGCCATCCGTTCCATCCATGCAG ATGGCTACAAGGTAGTCTTCGTGCGCCGGAGCCCACTGGTGCTGGTGGCGGTGGCCCGCACGCGGCAGTCGGCGCAGGAACTGGCACAGGAGCTGCTGTACATCTACTACCAGATCCTGAGCCTTCTTACAGGCGCGCAGCTGAATCACATCTTCCAGCAGAAGCAGAACTACGACCTGCGGCGCCTGCTCTCGGGTTCAGAGCGCATCACCGACAACCTGCTGCAGCTCATGGCGCGAGACCCGAGCTTCCTGATGGGGGCTGCGCGCTGCCTGCCCCTGGCAGCAGCCGTGCGCGACGCCGTGAGTGCCAGCCTGCAGCAGGCGCGTGCGCGCAGCCTCGTCTTTTCCATCCTGCTGGCGCGCAACCAGCTCGTGGCGCTCGTGCGCCGCAAGGACCAATTCCTGCACCCCATCGACCTACACCTGCTCTTCAACCTCATAAGTTCCTCCTCGTCCTTCCGTGAGGGCGAGGCCTGGACACCTGTGTGCCTGCCCAAATTCAACGCAGCCGGCTTCTTCCACGCACACATCTCTTACCTGGAGCCTGACACCGATCTCTGCCTGCTGCTGGTCTCCACCGACCGCGAGGACTTCTTTGCAGTCTCTGACTGCCGTCGCCGCTTTCAGGAGCGCCTGCGGAAGCGCGGAGCCCACCTGGCGCTGCGGGAGGCACTGCGCACACCCTACTACAGTGTTGCCCAAGTGGGCATCCCCGACCTGCGCCACTTCCTCTATAAGTCGAAGAGCTCAGGACTCTTCACCAG CCCTGAGATTGACGCTCCGTACACCAGTGAAGAGGAACAGGAGCGGCTGCTGGGCCTCTACCAGTACTTGCACAGCCGTGCCCACAATGCCTCCCGCCCACTCAAGACCATCTACTATACCGGCCCCAACGAGAACCTCCTGGCCTGG GTGACAGGTGCCTTTGAGCTCTACATGTGCTACAGCCCCCTGGGGACCAAGGCATCGGCTGTCAGTGCCATCCATAAGCTGATGCGCTGGATCCGCAAAGAAGAAGACCGCCTCTTCATCCTCACACCCCTCACCTACTGA